The proteins below come from a single Xyrauchen texanus isolate HMW12.3.18 chromosome 1, RBS_HiC_50CHRs, whole genome shotgun sequence genomic window:
- the chmp5b gene encoding charged multivesicular body protein 5, giving the protein MNRIFGRGKPKGPPPNLTDCISTVDSRAESVDKKIARLDAELMKYKDQMKKMRDGPSKNMVKQKAMRVLKQKRMYEGQKDQLMQQSFNMEQANYTIQTLKDTKTTVDAMKIGAKEMKKAYKNVKIDQIEDLQDQLEDMMEDANEVQEAMSRSYGTPDIDEDDLEAELDALGDELLLDDDNSYLDEASSAPAIPDGVPGDKSTNRDGVLVDEFGLPQIPAT; this is encoded by the exons ATGAATCGCATTTTCGGACGAGGAAAACCCAAAGGACCGCCTCCGAACCTCACGGACTGCATTTCAACT GTCGACTCACGAGCAGAGTCCGTCGATAAGAAGATCGCCAGGCTCGATGCAGAACTAATGAAATACAAAGATCAGATGAAGAAAATGAGGGATGGACCATCAAAG AACATGGTGAAACAGAAAGCTATGCGGGTCCTCAAACAGAAGAGAAT GTATGAAGGGCAGAAAGATCAGTTGATGCAGCAGTCGTTCAACATGGAGCAGGCGAACTACACCATCCAGACCCTTAAAGACACCAAAACCACT GTGGATGCAATGAAAATCGGAGCCAAAGAAATGAAGAAAGCATACAAGAATGTTAAAATTGATCAGATTGAG GATCTGCAGGATCAGTTGGAAGACATGATGGAAGACGCTAATGAGGTGCAGGAGGCTATGAGCCGCAGCTACGGGACACCAGACATCGATGAAGACGACCTGGAAGCAG AACTGGATGCACTTGGTGATGAACTCCTATTGGACGATGACAACTCGTATCTGGACGAGGCCTCCTCAGCTCCAGCTATACCCGACGGAGTACCAGGAGACAAAAGCACCAATCGG GACGGAGTACTGGTGGACGAATTTGGCCTTCCTCAGATTCCAGCTACATAA
- the LOC127647360 gene encoding myosin regulatory light chain 2, smooth muscle minor isoform-like: MSSKCRAKGKATKKRPQRATSNVFAMFDQSQIQEFKEAFNMIDQNRDGFVDKEDLHDMLASLGKNPADDYLEAMMTEAPGPINFTMFLTMFGEKLNGTDPEEVIRNAFACFDEEGTGFIQEDYLRELLTTMGDRFTDEEVDELFREAPIDKKSNFNYVEFTRILKHGAKDKDD, translated from the exons ATGTCGAGCAAATGTCGCGCCAAGGGAAAGGCCACCAAGAAGCGCCCTCAGCGCGCCACCTCCAATGTCTTTGCCATGTTCGACCAGTCACAGATTCAGGAATTTAAAGAAGCTTTCAACATGATTGACCAGAACCGGGACGGTTTTGTAGATAAGGAGGATCTGCACGACATGCTGGCGTCTCTCG GAAAGAACCCAGCAGATGATTATTTGGAGGCGATGATGACTGAAGCTCCCGGGCCGATAAATTTCACCATGTTCCTCACTATGTTCGGAGAGAAGCTCAATGGTACAGACCCAGAGGAAGTCATTCGTAATGCTTTTGCTTGCTTTGACGAGGAAGGAACAG GCTTCATTCAGGAGGACTACTTGCGAGAGCTTCTGACCACCATGGGCGATCGCTTCACAGATGAAGAAGTCGATGAGCTCTTCAGAGAAGCACCCATTGATAAAAAGAGCAACTTCAACTATGTGGAGTTCACCCGTATTCTCAAACATGGAGCCAAAGACAAGGATGATTAA
- the fastkd3 gene encoding FAST kinase domain-containing protein 3, mitochondrial translates to MAKTLALLHLLKNLGAQVLPSLVVCPGKRLCFPCLRTSSVYSLSQRVCNTTRDPLFLVAGPVRPYQELLASGRCLSWLPHLTSDEDRTFTNRLSFCTTSQQVLRLLQSHPEISGAASASVLHQLADLEQDGACGLRNPQVLLSDVALNKLCHKLEHESTTLEDEVVVRALLGCTRLYIDPWSRLVVRLVSESQERLDSGRLSVEALCGLARALFAMEGPDCGMLKQAMTQLQYKDPARWNTTQLVAVYCTLASGLGEDRRYLELLNEMNVQALRLAHRMDSVAVSEILGALVKLGETQAVPLVIALCKQAVRHVQNFADAELTVVLSALMHYGHSDHFLVEALERHVPKITFNAQAETVTKVMQFFGRRRIFSPPVFNAVAESFMYRAEEYSTWQVSQQIVALGVLGYVPPDAGRLFRKVESVLHARFSQFQPKALLDLLHACTLLQRYPLNFVSKVFSPYFMQQLQAEQGSGMDRTVLAQLTQLYMTVKLECPFYNGPRLSHKFRVKSFLAPGESLETPVEPQLDNAVKSGLVDLLGARSYFASRVLTSYCYSIDVEIKLDEEGFVLPARHIDEACKRIAVCIDGPKRFAANAKQLLGKESIKQRHLRILGYDVVQIPYYEFEKLKDRKEVVEYLHKKIFPHSYRLSW, encoded by the exons ATGGCCAAAACACTGGCACTGCTGCATTTGCTTAAGAATTTGGGAGCCCAAGTCCTTCCATCGCTTGTAGTGTGTCCGGGTAAGCGTCTAtgctttccctgtcttaggacgTCCAGTGTTTACTCTCTCAGTCAAAGAGTATGTAACACAACACGAGACCCACTTTTCCTTGTCGCTGGACCCGTTCGCCCTTATCAAGAGCTCCTAGCCAGTGGAAGATGTCTTTCTTGGTTGCCCCACCTGACTTCCGATGAGGATCGGACATTTACAAACCGCTTGTCCTTCTGTACAACATCCCAGCAAGTTCTACGTCTTCTGCAATCTCACCCTGAGATCTCGGGTGCAGCATCAGCTTCTGTCCTGCACCAATTGGCTGACTTGGAACAGGATGGTGCCTGTGGTCTTAGGAACCCACAAGTCCTGCTGTCAGACGTGGCTTTGAACAAACTTTGTCACAAACTTGAGCATGAGTCTACCACGTTGGAGGATGAAGTGGTGGTTCGAGCTCTGCTGGGCTGCACACGACTCTACATTGACCCTTGGAGTCGCCTGGTGGTAAGGCTGGTGTCCGAGAGTCAGGAGAGGCTGGACTCGGGACGGTTAAGTGTTGAAGCACTCTGTGGGTTAGCGAGGGCTTTATTTGCAATGGAAGGGCCTGACTGTGGAATGCTAAAACAGGCTATGACGCAGCTTCAATATAAAGACCCAGCACGATGGAACACAACACAGCTAGTGGCTGTTTATTGCACGCTAGCGTCTGGTTTGGGTGAGGATAGACGCTACTTGGAGCTTCTGAATGAAATGAATGTTCAAGCACTCCGATTAGCACACAGGATGGACTCGGTTGCGGTTAGTGAGATTTTAGGCGCTCTAGTCAAGCTGGGAGAGACGCAAGCAGTGCCACTAGTTATTGCGCTCTGCAAGCAAGCTGTCCGTCATGTGCAAAACTTTGCAGATGCAGAACTGACTGTAGTTTTGTCTGCACTTATGCACTACGGACACAGCGATCACTTTCTCGTGGAAGCTCTTGAGCGCCACGTGCCTAAGATCACCTTCAATGCTCAAGCAGAAACAGTAACCAAGGTGATGCAGTTTTTTGGGCGACGACGCATTTTTTCTCCGCCTGTTTTCAATGCAGTGGCTGAGAGTTTCATGTACCGTGCGGAGGAGTATTCAACGTGGCAGGTGTCACAACAAATAGTAGCTCTTGGAGTTTTGGGATACGTGCCGCCTGACGCGGGGAGATTATTCCGAAAGGTGGAGTCTGTATTGCACGCCCGATTTTCGCAATTTCAGCCCAAAGCTCTTCTAGATCTACTGCATGCCTGTACTCTGCTACAGAGGTACCCGTTGAACTTCGTCTCAAAAGTCTTCAGCCCTTACTTCATGCAGCAGCTACAGG CTGAACAGGGCAGCGGAATGGATCGCACAGTGCTCGCTCAGCTCACCCAACTCTACATGACTGTGAAGCTGGAGTGTCCGTTCTATAAT GGTCCACGTCTGTCGCACAAGTTTCGTGTGAAGTCATTTTTGGCCCCAGGAGAGTCTCTGGAGACTCCGGTGGAACCTCAACTGGACAACGCTGTGAAATCTGGACTAGTGGATCTGCTGGGAGCTCGATCTTACTTTGCTTCTAGAGTACTCACTTCGTATTGCTATTCAATAG ATGTTGAGATAAAACTAGACGAGGAAGGATTTGTGCTGCCTGCTCGCCATATAGATGAAGCCTGCAAGAG AATCGCTGTCTGTATTGATGGGCCAAAGCGCTTTGCTGCGAATGCAAAACAGCTTCTGGGAAAGGAATCTATTAAGCAACGACATCTGAGGATTCTGGGATATGATGTTGTCCAG ATTCCTTATTATGAGTTTGAGAAACTCAAGGACAGGAAAGAAGTTGTGGAATATCTTCACAAGAAGATCTTCCCTCACAGCTACAGACTCAGCTGGTGA